The following coding sequences lie in one Rhinolophus ferrumequinum isolate MPI-CBG mRhiFer1 chromosome 16, mRhiFer1_v1.p, whole genome shotgun sequence genomic window:
- the ZRANB1 gene encoding ubiquitin thioesterase ZRANB1 isoform X2 — MLAILLTEVSQQAAKCIPAMVCPELTEQIRREVAASLHQRKGDFACYFLTDLVTFTLPADIEDLPPTVQEKLFDEVLDRDVQKELEEESPIINWSLELATRLDSRLYALWNRTAGDCLLDSVLQATWGLYDKDSVLRKALHDSLHDCSHWFYTRWKDWESWYSQSFGLHFSLREEQWQEDWAFILSLASQPGASLEQTHIFVLAHILRRPIIVYGVKYYKSFRGETLGYTRFQGVYLPLLWEQSFCWKSPIALGYTRGHFSALVAMENDGYGNRGAGANLNTDDDVTVTFLPLVDSERKLLHVHFLSAQELGNEEQQEKLLREWLDCCVTEGGVLVAMQKSSRRRNHPLVTQMVEKWLDRYRQIRPCTSLSDGEEDEDDEDE, encoded by the exons GTGTCTCAGCAAGCAGCAAAGTGTATTCCAGCCATGGTGTGTCCTGAGCTGACAGAGCAGATCCGGCGAGAGGTGGCGGCCTCTCTTCATCAGAGAAAGGGGGACTTTGCTTGCTATTTCCTAACTGACCTTGTGACATTCACATTGCCAGCAG ATATTGAAGACTTGCCTCCAACAGtccaagaaaaattatttgatgagGTGCTTGACAGAGATGTTCAAAAAG AGTTAGAAGAGGAGTCTCCAATTATAAACTGGTCCTTGGAATTGGCTACACGCTTGGACAGTCGGCTGTATGCACTTTGGAACCGGACTGCTGGGGACTGCCTACTTGATTCCGTGCTGCAGGCTACCTGGGGCCTCTATGACAAGGACTCGGTGCTTCGGAAAGCCCTGCACGACAGCCTGCATGACTGCTCGCACTG gttttATACCCGTTGGAAAGATTGGGAGTCATGGTATTCTCAGAGCTTTGGTTTACACTTTTCCTTGAGAGAAGAACAGTGGCAAGAAGACTGGGCGTTTATACTCTCTCTGGCTAGTCAG CCTGGAGCAAGTTTGGAACAGACACACATTTTTGTACTTGCACATATACTTAGACGACCAATTATAGTTTATggagtaaaatattataaaagtttcCGAGGAGAAACTTTAGGATACACTCGGTTTCAAG gTGTGTATTTGCCTTTGTTGTGGGAACAGAGCTTTTGTTGGAAAAGTCCGATTGCTCTGGGCTATACGAGGGGCCACTTCTCTGCTTTGGTTGCCATGGAAAACGATGGCTATGGCAACCGAGGTGCTGGTGCTAATCTGAACACCGATGATGACGTCACCGTCACTTTTCTGCCTCTGGTTGACAGCGAGAGGAAGCTCCTCCACGTGCACTTTCTGTCTGCTCAGGAG CTAGGTAATGAGGAACAGCAAGAAAAACTGCTCAGGGAGTGGCTGGACTGCTGTGTGACTGAGGGGGGCGTCCTTGTGGCCATGCAGAAAAGCTCTCGGCGGCGAAATCACCCCCTGGTCACACAGATGGTAGAAAAATGGCTTGATCGCTACCGACAGATCCGGCCTTGTACATCCCTGTCTGATGGagaggaagatgaagatgatgaagatgaatga